The Abditibacteriaceae bacterium genome includes a window with the following:
- a CDS encoding helix-turn-helix domain-containing protein: MHSLTRLRLLSAGAYSAARGQDYPPHRHTCWELVFYREGRIEVPIGDEVFLTHPGLLLLTPPGIVHAERALTAYSNYFIALEAPPHNSWPHLARDDARGSLSYLFRALVEENSDAQNGVPNEASHSLTSILLAQLDLILDRAQSVAPVPHGELLVREAERVFAESMAQAISVQSVAGRVGVAPSVLRAHFANFRGYSPSAALLRVRLRQALALLQSSDLSLKEIAQTCGFHSSSHLSRHVKAAVGTAPGQWRQPPQTP; this comes from the coding sequence ATGCACTCTCTCACCCGACTTCGGCTACTTTCGGCAGGAGCCTACAGCGCCGCTCGTGGCCAAGATTATCCACCGCACCGCCACACATGCTGGGAACTGGTTTTCTATCGCGAGGGCCGCATCGAAGTGCCGATTGGCGACGAAGTTTTCCTGACCCATCCGGGCCTTTTGCTGTTGACGCCACCGGGCATCGTCCATGCCGAGCGGGCATTGACGGCGTATTCCAATTACTTCATAGCTTTGGAAGCGCCACCGCATAACTCGTGGCCTCACCTCGCCAGAGATGATGCAAGAGGCTCCTTGTCTTACCTGTTCCGCGCGTTGGTTGAAGAAAATTCAGATGCCCAGAACGGCGTTCCCAATGAGGCGTCGCATTCGCTGACCTCAATCTTGTTGGCCCAACTCGATTTAATATTAGATCGAGCACAGTCTGTGGCTCCGGTGCCTCACGGCGAACTCTTGGTGCGCGAAGCCGAACGGGTGTTTGCCGAAAGCATGGCGCAAGCGATTTCGGTGCAAAGCGTTGCGGGTCGCGTAGGAGTCGCGCCCTCGGTGCTGCGCGCGCACTTTGCCAACTTTCGCGGTTATAGCCCGTCGGCAGCCTTGCTCCGCGTTCGCCTGCGTCAAGCGTTGGCCCTGCTCCAAAGTTCCGATCTCTCGCTCAAAGAAATCGCTCAAACGTGTGGTTTCCATTCGTCCAGTCACCTCAGCCGACATGTCAAGGCCGCCGTAGGCACCGCACCGGGACAGTGGCGCCAACCCCCACAGACACCTTAA
- a CDS encoding response regulator transcription factor, translating into MNRVLMVDDDGELCELVSEYLAREGWTVDAVHDGEAALEQLENGEYVAIILDVMLPGLGGFEVLRRVRSRSEIPVVMLTARGDEVDRVLGLELGADDYLPKPFSSRELAARLRAILRRSHNEAAVEETRPRQVLRVGDVEVDVAARSAKRGGESLDLTSVEWSLLELLLRNAGEVVTRERIANDVLGRRLMPYDRSVDTHLSNLRRKLDPQEGFGSERIKTIRGTGYIYTQPAQ; encoded by the coding sequence ATGAATCGCGTGCTAATGGTTGATGACGACGGTGAACTGTGCGAACTCGTAAGCGAATATCTCGCGCGCGAAGGCTGGACGGTCGATGCCGTCCACGATGGCGAAGCGGCGCTAGAGCAACTGGAGAACGGCGAGTACGTCGCGATTATTCTTGATGTCATGTTGCCCGGACTGGGTGGTTTTGAAGTGCTGCGCCGTGTGCGGTCGCGCTCGGAGATTCCGGTCGTGATGCTGACGGCGCGCGGAGATGAAGTCGATCGCGTTCTCGGTTTGGAACTCGGCGCCGACGATTATTTGCCCAAGCCGTTTTCCTCGCGCGAACTGGCCGCGCGCTTGCGGGCGATTTTGCGCCGCTCGCATAACGAAGCCGCCGTTGAAGAAACGCGCCCGCGCCAAGTGCTGCGCGTCGGTGATGTCGAAGTCGATGTGGCAGCCCGCAGCGCCAAACGCGGCGGCGAAAGCCTCGACCTGACCTCGGTTGAGTGGAGCCTCCTGGAACTTTTGTTGCGCAATGCGGGCGAAGTCGTGACGCGCGAGCGCATTGCCAACGATGTTCTGGGGCGACGTTTGATGCCTTACGATCGCAGCGTCGATACGCATCTATCGAATTTGCGTCGCAAACTCGACCCGCAAGAAGGCTTCGGCAGCGAGCGCATCAAAACCATTCGTGGCACCGGCTACATTTACACGCAGCCTGCGCAGTAA
- a CDS encoding Gfo/Idh/MocA family oxidoreductase, whose amino-acid sequence MSTHRPIRFGYVGCGFVAQNIHIPNFTSLPECDFQAIAEARPELGQQVADYYSIPKVYTSHLDIAADPDIEAVGVSGPYALQGAIAEDLLRAGKHVFMEKPMAVSVARAQSIVDAEKASGKRLMVGYMKRYDAGNIRLKALADSWRASGEAGDLVYARNHGFGGNWVYAQDPNVKTFQAPAGVAPPPSPDECPEWLPAQWKKAYLDYLQQWTHNLNLLRFFMDDTEGMARVEDVHLSDNGMDGIVVLDIRGTRAIIESAYLGFHAWDEHTQLYFKGGWLKTGAPPLMQKNTPASVEIYRSAKENQPAQLAAEFAEPQWSYREEAKHFLRGVALDEPFHSSASDTLTDVRVFEEIYRKFLQKKGEL is encoded by the coding sequence ATGTCAACTCATCGCCCCATTCGTTTTGGCTACGTCGGCTGCGGCTTCGTCGCCCAAAACATTCACATCCCGAACTTTACGTCGCTGCCGGAATGCGACTTTCAAGCGATTGCCGAAGCGCGCCCGGAACTGGGCCAACAAGTCGCTGATTATTACAGCATTCCCAAGGTCTACACTTCGCATCTCGATATCGCCGCCGACCCCGACATCGAAGCCGTCGGCGTTTCCGGCCCGTATGCGTTGCAAGGCGCCATCGCCGAAGATTTGCTGCGCGCCGGTAAGCACGTTTTTATGGAAAAGCCGATGGCGGTTTCCGTCGCGCGCGCCCAGAGCATCGTGGACGCCGAGAAAGCGAGCGGCAAACGCCTCATGGTTGGCTACATGAAGCGCTACGACGCGGGCAACATTCGTCTCAAAGCCCTTGCCGATTCGTGGCGCGCTTCGGGCGAAGCGGGCGATCTGGTTTATGCCCGCAATCATGGTTTCGGCGGCAACTGGGTTTATGCTCAAGACCCTAACGTCAAAACGTTTCAGGCTCCAGCAGGCGTAGCTCCACCACCGTCGCCCGATGAATGCCCCGAGTGGCTGCCTGCCCAATGGAAGAAGGCTTATCTCGACTATTTGCAGCAGTGGACTCACAACCTCAACCTGCTGCGCTTCTTTATGGACGATACGGAGGGCATGGCGCGCGTTGAAGATGTGCATCTCAGCGACAACGGCATGGACGGCATCGTGGTGCTGGACATTCGCGGCACGCGGGCCATCATCGAGAGCGCTTATCTGGGTTTTCACGCCTGGGACGAGCACACGCAGCTTTATTTCAAAGGTGGCTGGCTCAAGACGGGCGCACCGCCACTGATGCAGAAAAACACGCCCGCTTCAGTCGAGATTTATCGCTCGGCTAAAGAGAATCAGCCTGCGCAACTGGCCGCTGAGTTCGCCGAGCCGCAGTGGTCTTACCGCGAAGAAGCCAAACACTTTCTGCGCGGCGTGGCGCTCGATGAGCCGTTCCATTCCTCGGCGAGCGATACGCTCACCGATGTGCGAGTTTTTGAAGAAATTTACCGGAAGTTCCTGCAAAAGAAAGGTGAACTATGA
- a CDS encoding ATP-binding protein, producing MNTLFGKIFIWFIVAQILISAALFAVSSATRTRLEPSNENWRTVIAEAMISQSRAAAAAIEDGEKSPLRRLIVPRAAQPMPLAYFFALRQNRLQQIDTTSSAKEAAQAHKSLQAMAARALAKSEVEWKNHKGHRLAAFATRTPKGRYVLVREFPRPVFVSLRDLREPSVSSLLRFITLLAMMVLVSYGLARYLAAPVKTLRTATHRLAEGDLTSRVVPKLGRRRDELSDLGHDFDLMAARLEKLLASQSRLLGDISHELRSPLARLHVALDLIDGDSGLTPETANNLARIRREGERLNELIGQILTLDRLENGQSGFVQRTKFVPVDLTPLLEEIAADAGFEARARNRDVRLTIEKPCRVAGDMGLLRSAVENVTRNAILYSAENTTVDLTLRSEKDHVVLAVQDRGTGVPEESLSDLFRPFYRVADARDRKSGGTGLGLAIAERAVTLHGGTIEARNAEGGGLLVEIRLPCVP from the coding sequence ATGAACACCCTCTTCGGCAAGATTTTTATCTGGTTCATCGTTGCGCAAATTTTGATTAGCGCCGCGCTTTTTGCCGTCTCGTCGGCGACACGCACGCGTTTGGAACCAAGCAACGAAAATTGGCGCACTGTCATTGCCGAAGCGATGATTTCTCAGAGCCGCGCTGCTGCTGCGGCGATTGAAGACGGCGAAAAGTCGCCCTTGCGCCGTCTGATTGTCCCTCGCGCTGCGCAACCGATGCCTCTCGCATACTTTTTTGCGTTACGTCAGAACCGTTTGCAGCAAATCGATACAACGTCATCGGCTAAAGAGGCGGCTCAAGCACACAAGTCTCTGCAAGCTATGGCGGCGCGGGCGTTGGCCAAAAGCGAAGTCGAATGGAAGAATCATAAAGGCCATCGACTGGCAGCGTTTGCCACGCGCACGCCCAAAGGCCGCTATGTTCTCGTGCGCGAATTTCCCCGTCCGGTTTTTGTTTCGTTGCGCGATCTGCGCGAGCCTTCGGTGAGCAGCCTGCTGCGTTTTATCACGCTCCTGGCAATGATGGTTCTGGTGTCCTACGGGCTGGCGCGTTATCTGGCTGCGCCCGTGAAAACATTGCGCACCGCGACACATCGTCTGGCGGAAGGCGATTTAACGTCACGCGTTGTGCCAAAATTGGGGCGCCGCCGCGACGAGCTTTCCGATTTAGGACACGACTTCGACTTAATGGCCGCTCGACTGGAAAAATTACTGGCGTCACAAAGCCGTTTGCTGGGAGATATTTCGCACGAACTGCGCTCGCCGCTTGCGCGGCTTCACGTCGCGCTCGATCTCATCGACGGCGATTCGGGCCTGACACCTGAAACAGCGAATAATCTCGCGCGCATCCGGCGCGAAGGCGAGCGACTGAATGAACTGATCGGCCAGATCCTCACCCTTGACCGGCTGGAAAACGGGCAGAGTGGCTTTGTGCAGCGCACCAAATTTGTCCCCGTCGATTTGACACCATTGCTGGAAGAAATCGCGGCGGATGCCGGTTTTGAAGCGCGCGCGCGCAACCGCGATGTGCGCCTGACCATCGAGAAGCCGTGCCGCGTTGCCGGAGACATGGGGCTTTTGCGTAGTGCTGTCGAAAACGTCACGCGCAATGCCATCCTGTATTCGGCGGAAAATACAACCGTCGATTTGACGCTGCGCAGCGAGAAAGACCATGTCGTGCTGGCGGTACAGGATCGCGGAACCGGCGTGCCCGAAGAATCCCTGTCCGATTTGTTCCGGCCCTTTTATCGCGTTGCCGATGCGCGCGACCGCAAAAGCGGCGGCACCGGACTCGGGCTTGCCATTGCAGAGCGCGCGGTTACTTTGCACGGCGGAACAATCGAAGCACGCAACGCCGAGGGTGGCGGGCTGCTCGTCGAAATTCGCCTGCCCTGCGTCCCCTAG
- a CDS encoding sugar phosphate isomerase/epimerase family protein, translating to MKHEQLAINTISLRGALPEIITATAEAGFSNIEWYIGQIKSYVNEGHALAEVTALLQNAGLQSVGGFECGLEAFGSTESQAKNHAYIVENARLLAELGQGKQQCLVVGTDGAAIGELENPVERCAEVVGQVANQVAPLGVELLIEFNWGAVKSLPLAAEIARQSGASNAGVLFDPAHFHCTPTKFEDLTPENVAFIKHVHVNNMRRKAAELSNCNDDRLLPDDPTGALDVKALFTKIEANGYAGLFSIEMFSQELWDLPPATAAKRMFDSLQFLL from the coding sequence ATGAAGCACGAACAATTAGCAATTAACACGATTTCGCTGCGCGGCGCTTTGCCTGAAATTATCACGGCAACGGCAGAAGCCGGTTTTTCCAACATCGAATGGTACATCGGCCAGATAAAAAGCTATGTGAACGAAGGCCACGCGCTCGCCGAAGTCACGGCGCTGTTGCAAAATGCCGGATTGCAAAGCGTCGGCGGTTTTGAATGCGGATTGGAGGCGTTTGGTTCGACTGAATCACAGGCCAAAAACCACGCTTACATCGTCGAAAACGCACGACTGCTGGCCGAATTGGGGCAGGGGAAGCAGCAATGTCTGGTTGTCGGCACCGACGGTGCCGCGATTGGAGAGTTAGAAAACCCTGTCGAACGCTGTGCCGAAGTCGTCGGACAAGTTGCGAATCAAGTCGCGCCTTTGGGTGTCGAGCTACTCATCGAATTCAACTGGGGCGCCGTTAAATCGTTGCCACTAGCTGCCGAGATCGCACGGCAAAGCGGCGCGTCCAACGCGGGCGTCCTGTTCGATCCCGCGCATTTTCACTGCACTCCAACTAAGTTCGAAGACCTCACACCGGAAAACGTGGCGTTCATCAAGCATGTTCACGTCAACAATATGCGGCGCAAAGCGGCGGAACTTTCCAACTGCAACGACGACCGCCTCTTGCCGGACGACCCCACCGGCGCGCTTGATGTAAAAGCGCTGTTTACGAAAATCGAAGCGAACGGCTACGCAGGCTTGTTTTCCATCGAGATGTTTTCGCAGGAGCTATGGGACTTGCCGCCTGCTACAGCCGCGAAACGAATGTTTGACAGTCTTCAATTCCTGCTTTAA
- a CDS encoding Gfo/Idh/MocA family oxidoreductase, which translates to MIQPTRVGIIGCGNISNAYFSTNAKFSFFDIVACADLNIDAARAKAQEWNIARACTVDELLADSEIDFVINLTIPQAHGPVMLRCLENGKSVYTEKPFTVTREEAQQIIAIAQEKNLRVGSAPDTFLGGGHQTARRLIDEGAIGEPVSATAFCMGRGHEGWHPSPEFYYKAGGGPMFDMGPYYLTDLVQLMGPVKTVSGFTRITFPQRTITSQPLAGTVMNVDVPTHISGSMEFHNGAIATVVMSFDVPSHTLPPIQIHGTEGSLVVPDPNGFGGVVELRRIGKDPEEIPLSHGYTDNARGVGMADMALAMQSGRDHRCNERVAYHVLDLMHAFHDSSDEKRHIELESTCERPAALPVGLTDGELDTN; encoded by the coding sequence ATGATTCAACCAACCAGAGTCGGAATTATCGGCTGCGGAAATATTTCCAATGCTTACTTCTCGACCAACGCTAAGTTTTCGTTCTTCGATATTGTTGCCTGCGCCGATTTGAACATCGATGCGGCGCGCGCCAAAGCTCAGGAATGGAATATCGCCCGCGCCTGCACTGTCGATGAACTGCTGGCCGATTCGGAAATCGATTTCGTGATTAACCTGACGATTCCGCAGGCGCACGGGCCGGTCATGCTGCGCTGCCTTGAAAACGGGAAATCGGTTTATACCGAAAAGCCGTTCACCGTCACGCGCGAAGAAGCTCAGCAAATCATTGCGATTGCGCAAGAAAAGAACCTGCGCGTCGGCTCGGCGCCCGATACGTTTCTGGGCGGCGGTCACCAGACGGCGCGCCGCCTTATCGACGAAGGCGCGATTGGCGAACCCGTTTCCGCAACGGCGTTTTGCATGGGGCGCGGCCATGAAGGCTGGCATCCCTCGCCGGAGTTTTATTACAAAGCCGGTGGCGGCCCGATGTTCGACATGGGACCGTATTACCTCACCGATCTGGTGCAACTCATGGGGCCGGTAAAGACGGTTTCAGGATTCACCCGCATTACCTTTCCGCAACGCACGATCACTAGCCAGCCGCTCGCGGGCACGGTAATGAACGTCGATGTACCAACGCATATTTCGGGTTCGATGGAATTCCATAACGGAGCCATCGCCACCGTCGTGATGTCATTCGATGTTCCATCGCATACATTGCCTCCGATTCAGATACACGGCACCGAAGGTTCTCTGGTTGTTCCCGACCCGAATGGTTTCGGGGGAGTTGTCGAATTGCGCCGTATCGGAAAAGACCCAGAAGAAATTCCACTGTCTCATGGCTATACCGATAATGCGCGCGGCGTCGGCATGGCCGACATGGCACTCGCGATGCAAAGCGGACGCGACCATCGTTGCAACGAACGTGTGGCTTATCATGTCCTCGATTTGATGCACGCCTTCCACGATTCCAGCGATGAAAAGCGTCATATCGAACTTGAATCGACCTGCGAGCGACCGGCGGCTTTGCCCGTCGGTTTAACTGACGGCGAATTAGACACGAACTGA
- a CDS encoding phytanoyl-CoA dioxygenase family protein has translation MLTHEQAQQYDRDGYVLVPDVFSSTEVQAMIGAVEGGGRVSERAFDMADTSGKNARLALWSELGDDIWAGASTHPGIVNTARMLMREEISFFHGKVILKEARSGGAWEWHQDYGYWHHDGFLFPNMISAFVALDSSTRENGCLQVLRGSHQMGRLEHGRAGGQMGTDPERIAAVEKCFERVHVEMTPGSVLFFHCNTLHTSAANESDQHRRSFIVCYTGTSNPQYQGDSFKTYPVCPTGAPDAVSRFA, from the coding sequence ATGCTTACTCACGAACAAGCTCAGCAATACGACCGCGACGGTTACGTTCTTGTCCCGGACGTGTTTTCGTCCACTGAAGTGCAGGCGATGATTGGTGCTGTTGAAGGCGGCGGTCGCGTTTCTGAAAGAGCGTTCGACATGGCCGATACCTCTGGGAAAAACGCGCGCCTCGCGTTGTGGAGCGAACTCGGCGACGACATTTGGGCCGGCGCTTCAACTCATCCCGGCATCGTCAACACGGCGCGGATGCTGATGCGCGAGGAGATCTCGTTTTTTCATGGCAAAGTGATTCTCAAGGAAGCTCGCAGCGGCGGCGCTTGGGAATGGCATCAGGATTACGGCTACTGGCATCACGATGGCTTTTTATTTCCCAACATGATCTCGGCCTTTGTCGCGCTCGACTCTTCGACGCGTGAAAACGGCTGCTTGCAGGTTTTGCGCGGTTCTCATCAGATGGGACGCCTCGAACATGGCCGCGCCGGAGGCCAGATGGGCACCGACCCGGAGCGCATTGCAGCGGTCGAGAAATGCTTTGAACGTGTTCATGTCGAAATGACGCCCGGTTCGGTACTCTTTTTCCATTGCAACACGCTTCACACTTCGGCAGCCAATGAGAGCGATCAACATCGGCGCTCGTTCATCGTCTGCTACACCGGCACCAGCAACCCGCAGTATCAGGGTGACAGCTTCAAAACCTATCCGGTGTGCCCAACCGGTGCGCCCGATGCCGTCTCGCGCTTCGCCTGA
- a CDS encoding sugar phosphate isomerase/epimerase, producing the protein MKLGFLGFAVSDIEKAAQLGFRGIELGAGAFGSFTEPLAQGLIEETQALCATHDIEITALALYDLAWTPAVQADPLTAYARVFDIAQALGVKVVASMSGFDGARDWKGNLELFKTRFEPICGQAQERGLKIALENWMSLGGPPPQKPGNFGGGPAIWDALFEAVPSEILGLEFDPSHLYWQGIDHIRALKEYQSKVFHVHAKDTEMLPEEKYRWGAYASPFRFRIPGYGGINWTQFVATLDEIGYTGGIAIEHEDPIYSGDRFDEGLQRGHHVLFPLVHPGGI; encoded by the coding sequence ATGAAATTAGGATTTCTTGGTTTTGCAGTAAGTGATATTGAAAAGGCCGCTCAACTCGGCTTCCGAGGCATCGAATTGGGAGCGGGCGCTTTCGGTTCATTTACCGAACCGCTGGCGCAGGGACTTATTGAAGAAACGCAAGCGTTGTGTGCAACCCATGACATTGAAATTACTGCACTCGCCCTTTACGACCTGGCCTGGACACCCGCTGTGCAAGCCGATCCACTGACAGCCTATGCGCGCGTTTTCGACATCGCGCAGGCTCTGGGCGTGAAGGTGGTCGCTTCGATGAGTGGTTTCGATGGGGCACGCGACTGGAAAGGAAACCTCGAACTCTTCAAAACGCGTTTCGAGCCGATTTGCGGGCAAGCGCAGGAGCGCGGGCTGAAAATCGCGCTGGAAAACTGGATGTCGCTTGGTGGCCCGCCGCCTCAAAAGCCTGGCAACTTCGGCGGTGGCCCCGCTATCTGGGATGCGCTGTTCGAAGCCGTGCCTTCTGAAATCCTCGGCCTCGAATTCGATCCGTCGCACCTCTATTGGCAGGGCATCGATCATATTCGCGCCCTCAAGGAATACCAATCAAAGGTGTTCCACGTTCACGCCAAAGACACTGAAATGCTGCCCGAAGAAAAGTATCGTTGGGGCGCTTACGCCAGCCCGTTTCGCTTTCGCATTCCGGGTTATGGCGGCATCAACTGGACGCAATTCGTCGCTACTTTAGACGAAATCGGTTACACCGGCGGCATCGCCATCGAACACGAAGACCCGATTTATTCCGGCGACCGCTTTGACGAAGGATTGCAGCGCGGCCACCACGTTTTGTTCCCGCTCGTTCACCCCGGCGGAATTTAA
- a CDS encoding glycoside hydrolase N-terminal domain-containing protein produces MSYTLNQPANRWEDAIPTGNGPLGALVFGHVVQDWVVLNHHRCWIEYSRSELPHLAPHLPEIRRLQAEGRWAEAANVFPNILNGVNYRSETADYHPLGEIWIHHHDISVTRDYRSSLDLKTGEVVVGWTMKGRHHERRLFVSRADDVIALTVDGWEPGELQMACRLRPHGVEEVTDCGSGRRPDPQNPPITWDTRHGNGWHAHIGLYEDGREFGAVLKSVPVGGGDTYGDQYWGGVWTGVKGAQSVLVLVKSWWNEPADSAIPRLLEEIAALPADYQTLLQRHIEIHEPLVNAFSLDLGADEADRSKSNNVLTQEAFDGDVPNALVERMVAYQRHLLVTSAREDSWPANLQGRWNAEYRPPWNSDYHNDINIQMNYWIAPQTGLANFIEPLADFYFEFLDDYRHNARQIYGCRGILLPINMGTHGQMRHGAFVHWTAGAGWMAQHWWEHWLVTGDREFLRTRTLPWLQETAAFYLDFVEVRNGVAHFSPSISPENHPPGKSLTVANATMDVVVCRETLTNLLEALRVLEETDVEEERYRKLLAALPPYEVNAEGGLREWLHPDLPDCQTHRHLSHLYGLFPGWEINQEDTPEFYLQAVRALELRQNELGSMAGWSLAFMANLWARSGQGERALENLELLLRGCTTPNLLSWGNDWRAQGLSCFWGQGALPPFQIEAGLGFVSAVCEMLVRSRPEFLYLLPALPSAWPQGNVRGITTRCGVTVDLSWSENGHVLRATLHSRVAQQITLRLPDHFSSSSQAINLTAGSTSLEFRA; encoded by the coding sequence ATGTCCTATACGTTAAATCAACCGGCTAACCGCTGGGAAGATGCCATTCCGACTGGCAACGGGCCGCTGGGCGCACTCGTGTTCGGTCATGTCGTTCAGGATTGGGTTGTGCTTAACCATCACCGCTGCTGGATCGAGTACTCGCGCAGCGAATTGCCACATCTGGCTCCTCATCTCCCTGAAATTCGTCGTCTTCAAGCTGAAGGGCGCTGGGCTGAAGCCGCCAACGTTTTCCCGAACATCCTCAATGGCGTGAATTACCGTAGTGAGACTGCCGATTACCACCCACTGGGTGAGATCTGGATTCATCATCATGACATCTCGGTGACCCGCGATTATCGTTCGTCGCTCGACCTGAAAACTGGCGAGGTTGTCGTGGGCTGGACAATGAAGGGGCGCCATCATGAGCGTCGCCTTTTTGTGTCGCGCGCCGATGACGTCATTGCCCTCACGGTAGATGGGTGGGAGCCGGGAGAGTTGCAGATGGCCTGCCGCCTGCGTCCTCACGGCGTGGAAGAAGTGACGGACTGCGGATCTGGTCGTCGGCCAGATCCGCAGAACCCGCCCATTACCTGGGACACGCGCCATGGAAACGGCTGGCACGCTCACATCGGGCTCTACGAAGATGGTCGGGAATTTGGTGCGGTTCTCAAAAGCGTGCCCGTCGGCGGAGGCGACACTTACGGCGATCAGTATTGGGGAGGCGTCTGGACAGGCGTGAAGGGTGCTCAATCTGTCCTTGTGCTCGTCAAGAGCTGGTGGAATGAACCCGCAGATTCCGCGATTCCGCGTTTACTGGAAGAGATAGCCGCACTTCCGGCGGATTATCAAACACTTCTTCAACGGCATATCGAGATCCACGAACCGTTGGTCAACGCTTTTTCTCTTGATCTGGGGGCAGACGAAGCAGATCGCAGCAAGTCGAATAATGTCTTGACGCAAGAAGCCTTTGATGGCGATGTCCCCAACGCGCTGGTCGAGCGCATGGTAGCTTATCAACGTCACTTGCTGGTGACATCGGCGCGCGAAGATTCTTGGCCAGCGAACCTTCAGGGCCGATGGAACGCTGAGTACAGGCCACCTTGGAACAGCGATTATCACAATGACATCAACATTCAGATGAACTACTGGATCGCGCCGCAAACGGGTCTTGCCAATTTCATTGAACCGCTGGCGGACTTTTACTTTGAGTTCCTTGATGACTACCGCCACAATGCCCGCCAGATATATGGCTGTCGCGGCATTCTGCTGCCCATCAACATGGGAACCCATGGACAGATGCGTCATGGCGCTTTCGTCCACTGGACAGCGGGAGCCGGATGGATGGCGCAGCACTGGTGGGAACACTGGCTGGTAACGGGAGACCGCGAGTTTCTTCGCACCCGCACTTTGCCGTGGCTGCAGGAAACCGCCGCTTTCTACCTCGACTTCGTCGAGGTTCGTAATGGCGTCGCGCATTTTTCGCCCTCCATCTCTCCGGAAAATCACCCCCCCGGTAAATCTCTGACAGTTGCCAATGCGACGATGGACGTGGTGGTTTGCCGTGAAACGCTCACGAATCTTTTGGAAGCGTTACGAGTACTAGAAGAAACTGATGTAGAAGAAGAGCGCTACCGTAAGCTTCTGGCCGCGCTGCCGCCTTATGAGGTCAATGCCGAAGGGGGTTTGCGCGAATGGCTACACCCAGATTTGCCCGATTGCCAGACCCACCGGCATTTGTCGCACTTGTATGGGTTGTTTCCCGGTTGGGAGATCAACCAGGAAGACACGCCCGAATTTTATCTCCAGGCTGTGCGCGCTCTGGAATTGCGCCAGAATGAGCTGGGCAGCATGGCCGGATGGAGTTTGGCCTTCATGGCGAATCTTTGGGCACGTAGCGGGCAGGGTGAACGGGCGCTGGAGAACCTTGAACTCTTGCTGCGCGGTTGCACCACACCAAACCTGCTGAGTTGGGGCAACGACTGGCGCGCCCAAGGGCTGTCGTGCTTCTGGGGACAAGGAGCCCTGCCGCCTTTCCAGATTGAAGCTGGCTTAGGCTTTGTCTCGGCGGTTTGTGAAATGTTGGTTCGGTCACGTCCCGAATTTTTGTATCTACTCCCTGCGCTGCCATCGGCATGGCCCCAGGGCAACGTGCGAGGAATCACAACACGTTGTGGAGTAACGGTTGATTTATCTTGGTCTGAAAATGGCCATGTTCTCCGAGCTACTCTACACTCTCGCGTTGCTCAACAGATCACACTGCGTCTCCCCGATCACTTTAGTTCATCTTCCCAAGCCATTAACCTGACTGCCGGCAGCACCTCTCTTGAATTTAGGGCTTGA